One region of SAR324 cluster bacterium genomic DNA includes:
- a CDS encoding PAS domain S-box protein, which translates to MAQANQSQYNPEQMPQRKSALNNLKSRLILIIVMLLLIMGVTLYTLAQDSLRTLRLEHIKESFKLISSTIHSFSDQYLDAIQTPDGFFEQKKQQAKALDVIKNFVEANQSSIVIYEGDSGVVLMDNFGIGVSYVMTQDQETSSLQMLTQNGIQYYFYHFFLPSSNWHVILLKTSPIKTGFQERFRQASMQTIGFLILATFLLLYYLRQLVNNPVDKLIHAVKTNQIPRYQGIYEFEFLSQKIAEFMNTLQTMKNQLSENTEAHEITRRELFNNNQTLEFFFKNFPFSIVFFTPEMKILRCNKASINMFGYKMDDLLGTSPSRLYESETDLQKHLELWQVAQTIGPMETVYTRNDKTTFIGETTGITILDRNQHQQGFLLVIRDVTLAKKQEEERLLYEEKLEKQVSERTHELEKVNAQLKHQQKSLEEHLYTQQEISDNLLHTASQLKTAQEQQEQQNAMLIANNRKLEELNENKEHLLSKLSYIYASHLTPLLNQLDTIREEKSFQQNESLRQAMREVSAIEELLRPIHQLYSSEKAIKSKQVLVAETNKKQQLITKQALGGTGVELTLVSNMDEGIELLRQRGFDIICTNTELIELASIAQDRYPHIKTVFMTSDDVPTYLPILNKYPFISNIVSRNDEDRTFTIKNILTTVSKLIGNDLFGLEKYMNWGVEVHQQPIIRSDQRTELLDKMEQTLVALGIRKTTLNRCIMVAEELLMNAIYDAPVDSSGKFLYNHLSRTDAVELKHGEQGIFRFAFDGILLAVSAQDPFGSFDRQTILDYLARCYAGVKDTSRKGKGGAGKGLFQILESSDLLVINVKPGIKTEVIALFNVNSDLTHKIPSFHYFYS; encoded by the coding sequence ATGGCCCAGGCAAATCAATCTCAATACAATCCTGAGCAAATGCCTCAACGAAAAAGCGCGCTCAATAATCTGAAAAGCCGGCTAATCCTGATTATCGTGATGCTACTCTTAATCATGGGTGTGACACTATACACCCTGGCTCAGGATTCACTCAGAACACTCAGATTGGAACACATCAAGGAAAGTTTTAAACTAATTTCTTCCACCATCCATAGTTTCAGTGATCAATATCTGGATGCCATTCAGACCCCGGATGGTTTTTTTGAACAGAAAAAACAGCAGGCCAAAGCTCTGGACGTCATTAAAAACTTTGTTGAAGCCAATCAATCCAGCATTGTGATTTATGAGGGCGATTCCGGAGTGGTTCTGATGGATAACTTTGGCATTGGCGTCTCCTATGTCATGACGCAGGATCAGGAAACTTCCTCACTTCAGATGCTGACCCAAAACGGCATACAGTATTATTTTTATCATTTTTTTCTGCCATCCTCCAACTGGCATGTGATTCTTCTGAAAACCAGTCCGATCAAAACCGGTTTTCAGGAGCGATTCCGGCAAGCCAGCATGCAAACCATTGGATTTCTGATCCTGGCGACGTTCCTGTTGCTATATTATTTGAGGCAACTGGTCAATAATCCCGTGGACAAATTGATCCATGCCGTCAAAACAAACCAGATTCCAAGGTATCAGGGAATTTACGAATTTGAATTTCTGAGCCAGAAGATCGCAGAGTTTATGAACACCCTGCAAACCATGAAGAATCAACTCTCAGAAAATACGGAAGCACATGAAATAACCCGCAGAGAGTTATTCAACAACAATCAGACACTCGAGTTTTTTTTCAAGAACTTCCCCTTCTCGATTGTATTTTTTACGCCTGAAATGAAAATTCTGCGCTGTAACAAGGCCTCCATCAATATGTTTGGTTACAAAATGGATGACTTGCTGGGGACTAGTCCAAGCAGACTCTATGAATCGGAAACAGACCTCCAGAAACATCTGGAACTGTGGCAGGTCGCACAAACCATTGGCCCCATGGAAACTGTTTATACCCGAAATGATAAAACGACTTTTATTGGAGAAACAACGGGTATCACCATTCTTGATAGAAACCAGCACCAACAAGGTTTCCTGCTGGTGATACGGGATGTGACACTGGCCAAAAAGCAGGAGGAAGAACGACTTTTGTATGAAGAAAAACTGGAAAAACAGGTTTCTGAACGCACTCACGAACTGGAAAAGGTCAATGCGCAATTGAAACATCAGCAAAAAAGTCTGGAAGAGCATCTTTATACCCAGCAGGAAATTTCAGACAACCTTCTGCACACCGCTTCTCAACTTAAAACAGCACAGGAACAGCAGGAACAGCAAAATGCCATGCTGATTGCCAACAACCGGAAACTGGAAGAATTGAATGAGAACAAGGAACATCTGCTCTCAAAATTAAGTTACATTTACGCCTCTCATCTGACACCCCTGCTGAATCAACTGGATACCATCCGCGAAGAAAAATCTTTTCAGCAAAATGAGTCCTTGCGTCAGGCAATGAGGGAAGTTTCAGCCATTGAAGAATTGCTCAGACCGATTCATCAGCTCTATTCCTCAGAAAAAGCCATTAAAAGCAAACAGGTGCTGGTTGCCGAAACCAACAAAAAGCAACAGTTGATCACAAAACAGGCACTCGGAGGAACAGGTGTCGAGTTGACACTGGTCAGCAACATGGACGAAGGGATTGAGCTATTGCGGCAACGTGGTTTTGACATCATCTGTACCAATACTGAACTGATCGAACTGGCATCCATCGCACAGGATAGATACCCTCATATCAAAACGGTATTCATGACCTCAGACGATGTGCCCACTTATTTGCCGATTCTGAATAAATACCCGTTTATATCCAATATTGTTTCCCGCAATGACGAGGACCGCACTTTCACCATCAAAAATATTCTTACCACGGTCAGCAAACTGATCGGGAATGACTTGTTTGGTCTGGAAAAATATATGAATTGGGGCGTTGAAGTGCATCAGCAACCCATCATTCGCAGTGATCAACGTACTGAACTTCTGGATAAAATGGAGCAGACGCTGGTGGCGCTTGGTATTCGTAAAACTACGTTGAACCGATGTATCATGGTGGCTGAAGAACTGCTGATGAACGCCATTTATGACGCTCCGGTGGATAGCTCAGGAAAATTTTTGTACAATCACCTGTCCCGCACGGATGCGGTCGAGTTAAAACATGGAGAACAGGGTATCTTCCGATTCGCCTTTGATGGCATCCTGCTGGCTGTTTCCGCTCAGGATCCGTTTGGTTCCTTTGACAGGCAAACCATCCTGGACTACCTGGCGCGATGCTATGCGGGTGTCAAGGACACCAGTCGTAAAGGCAAGGGAGGGGCTGGCAAAGGCTTGTTCCAGATCCTCGAATCATCCGATTTGCTGGTGATCAATGTGAAACCTGGAATTAAAACAGAAGTGATCGCGTTGTTTAATGTAAACAGCGATCTTACCCACAAAATTCCCTCCTTTCATTATTTCTATAGTTAA
- the leuB gene encoding 3-isopropylmalate dehydrogenase, producing MNHKRITITPGDGIGPEVTKQAVLVLKEVAAHFDMTLDLQEVPVGGTAYDLTGTPLPDETLKACKTADAVLLGAVGGPKWEPLDYSVRPERALLGLRAELGLYANLRPARILKDLVSASTLKPEVVEGADIMVIRELTGGIYFGKPRGVEVRNGQRVGINTLVYSESEITRILKVGFETARKRNKKLTSVDKANVLEATELWRNIAIEMSKDYPDVKLSHMYVDNAAMQLVRAPKQFDTIVTTNLFGDILSDEAAMVTGSIGMLPSASLGGANGMYEPIHGSAPDIAGRDLANPLATILSVGMMFRYSFNMPDADDLIQNAVEQTIQTWRTGDIMAEGKQKVGCQEMGQHVLENIRKLSSQLRTA from the coding sequence ATGAACCACAAACGTATAACCATCACACCCGGTGATGGAATTGGCCCGGAAGTCACTAAACAGGCAGTTCTTGTGCTTAAAGAAGTCGCCGCTCATTTTGACATGACACTTGATCTACAGGAAGTTCCCGTTGGAGGAACCGCTTATGATCTGACAGGGACTCCGCTTCCGGATGAAACCCTGAAGGCCTGTAAAACAGCGGATGCTGTGCTACTTGGAGCTGTGGGCGGCCCCAAATGGGAACCGCTGGATTATTCAGTCCGTCCTGAGAGAGCCTTGTTGGGGTTGCGCGCTGAACTTGGACTGTATGCAAATTTGCGGCCCGCACGAATTCTGAAAGATCTGGTGAGTGCCTCAACCCTGAAGCCCGAAGTTGTTGAAGGGGCTGATATCATGGTGATACGTGAATTGACTGGAGGCATTTATTTTGGCAAACCCCGTGGTGTTGAAGTCCGCAATGGACAGCGGGTAGGCATCAATACCCTGGTTTATTCAGAATCTGAAATCACACGCATTCTCAAAGTTGGTTTTGAGACAGCCAGAAAACGAAATAAAAAATTGACTTCGGTGGATAAGGCCAATGTGCTGGAAGCCACTGAACTTTGGCGGAATATCGCGATTGAGATGTCTAAAGATTATCCCGATGTGAAACTGAGTCATATGTATGTTGACAATGCCGCCATGCAACTGGTTCGTGCGCCAAAACAATTTGACACTATCGTTACGACCAATCTGTTTGGAGACATTCTGAGCGATGAAGCCGCCATGGTTACAGGCTCTATCGGCATGTTACCCTCTGCCAGCCTGGGAGGCGCCAATGGCATGTATGAACCAATTCATGGATCCGCGCCGGATATTGCCGGACGTGATCTTGCCAATCCATTGGCAACAATTTTATCTGTAGGAATGATGTTCCGCTATTCCTTCAACATGCCTGACGCGGATGATCTGATTCAGAATGCGGTGGAACAGACAATCCAGACTTGGCGTACCGGGGATATCATGGCTGAAGGTAAACAGAAGGTGGGATGCCAGGAAATGGGACAACATGTGCTGGAAAACATCCGGAAATTGTCTTCACAGTTGCGGACGGCCTAA
- the hisA gene encoding 1-(5-phosphoribosyl)-5-[(5-phosphoribosylamino)methylideneamino]imidazole-4-carboxamide isomerase yields MIIIPAIDLINGRCVRLLQGRAEHETVYSKDPVVMAKSFEDAGAKRIHIVDLDGAFKGQTRNWEVITKILGKINIPVEFGGGLRDFEDVDRVLGSGITSVIVGTMAVKKPQVLESLLQKFPGERIILGIDASNRKVAIEGWVEKTELDDVDFGLHWKQRGIQRVVYTDIARDGMMTGPNLSALQHFASQTGLRVTASGGVSSMADISQLKTLEASGVDHVIVGKAIYEGKIQLTEIATC; encoded by the coding sequence ATGATCATTATTCCAGCAATTGATCTGATAAATGGCCGCTGTGTCCGGTTGCTTCAGGGCCGTGCTGAACACGAAACCGTTTATTCCAAGGATCCGGTTGTCATGGCAAAATCGTTTGAAGACGCAGGCGCAAAACGAATTCATATTGTAGATCTGGATGGGGCCTTCAAAGGACAGACACGCAATTGGGAAGTGATCACAAAAATTCTTGGGAAAATAAACATCCCGGTGGAGTTTGGTGGCGGATTGCGAGATTTTGAAGACGTAGACCGGGTCCTTGGCTCTGGAATCACCTCTGTGATTGTTGGAACAATGGCTGTAAAAAAACCGCAGGTTCTGGAATCGCTGTTGCAAAAATTTCCGGGAGAACGAATCATTCTCGGAATTGATGCCAGTAACAGAAAAGTCGCGATTGAAGGCTGGGTCGAAAAAACAGAACTGGACGATGTTGACTTCGGCTTGCACTGGAAACAACGGGGAATTCAGCGTGTGGTTTATACGGATATTGCCAGAGATGGGATGATGACCGGACCGAATCTTTCAGCACTTCAGCATTTTGCGTCTCAGACAGGATTGCGTGTGACAGCGTCAGGCGGCGTGTCTTCGATGGCGGACATTAGCCAACTGAAAACACTGGAAGCCAGCGGGGTGGATCATGTGATTGTCGGAAAAGCCATTTATGAAGGAAAAATCCAGTTGACTGAGATTGCCACATGTTAG
- the hisF gene encoding imidazole glycerol phosphate synthase subunit HisF, with amino-acid sequence MLAKRIIPCLDIKEGRVVKGTSFVGLRDAGDPLELAQRYNEQSADELVFLDITASKENRKTTIDLASRLARKLFIPFTIGGGISTLQDIHELVTAGADKISINSSAIKNPGLITSGARQFGSQCIVVAMDVKRSGDHWEVFSHGGSRPTGLDAFQWAHEVQERGAGEILLTSMDADGHQAGFDLEITAKISESLSIPVIASGGGGTLEHFAEALTTGKADAVLAASVFHYGKYTVSQVKTYLKEHHIPVRLKDSAA; translated from the coding sequence ATGTTAGCCAAACGTATTATTCCGTGTCTCGATATTAAAGAAGGACGTGTTGTCAAAGGGACCAGTTTTGTAGGCTTACGAGATGCCGGGGATCCTCTGGAACTGGCACAACGATACAATGAACAATCCGCGGACGAACTGGTCTTTCTGGATATCACCGCCTCCAAAGAAAATCGGAAGACGACCATTGATCTCGCATCCCGGTTGGCCCGGAAATTATTTATTCCTTTTACGATTGGAGGCGGTATTTCGACGTTGCAGGACATTCATGAGCTGGTCACAGCCGGTGCCGACAAAATATCCATCAATTCTTCCGCTATCAAAAATCCCGGATTGATCACAAGCGGAGCGCGACAATTCGGTTCGCAGTGCATTGTGGTTGCCATGGATGTCAAACGTTCAGGAGACCACTGGGAAGTTTTCAGTCATGGCGGAAGCCGTCCCACCGGACTGGACGCGTTTCAATGGGCACACGAAGTCCAGGAGCGGGGAGCGGGAGAAATCCTGTTGACCAGTATGGATGCAGACGGGCATCAAGCCGGATTTGATCTCGAAATCACCGCTAAAATCAGTGAATCCCTCAGCATCCCCGTCATTGCTTCCGGAGGTGGAGGCACGCTGGAACATTTTGCGGAGGCACTGACCACAGGCAAGGCTGATGCTGTTCTGGCAGCCTCGGTATTTCATTATGGGAAATACACGGTATCCCAGGTCAAAACTTATTTGAAAGAGCATCATATTCCGGTGCGGTTGAAAGACTCCGCAGCATAA
- a CDS encoding TonB family protein — translation MLSSQRRFWSLLMASSVIHGILWNMPWLPTISLPTPTSASIAIRFLSSPANMVSKTAIKAQSPVVSEQTNQQIAEKTAVPEKNNQVKRVLKKNKNHKKKETLTSVAMAPARHEAISTLPEVPLTSSDHISNPREKEISTAEIQTPDSDKSRELLASEIPDTIPATFETAMETSPSPLTASMGIQQSPNKMDEKHVESGIQKISRSLNAYLRNIDINRYYPRTALRRGIEGHVELAIVFDVTGRVNDVQIAHEAHGSLNEAALELLHDHADAMAQIIRNFGGELSVYRSSFQIRLPVHFMLQK, via the coding sequence ATGTTATCCAGTCAAAGACGTTTCTGGTCGTTATTGATGGCATCGTCGGTGATTCATGGCATTCTATGGAACATGCCATGGCTTCCAACAATTTCGTTACCGACTCCGACTTCAGCATCCATCGCCATCAGGTTTCTTTCATCACCAGCCAATATGGTTTCAAAAACAGCAATCAAGGCACAATCTCCGGTAGTGTCTGAACAGACCAACCAGCAGATTGCTGAAAAAACAGCCGTGCCTGAAAAAAATAATCAGGTAAAACGTGTACTGAAAAAAAATAAAAACCATAAAAAGAAAGAGACTCTAACGTCAGTAGCAATGGCACCTGCCAGGCATGAAGCCATATCAACCTTACCGGAGGTTCCTCTCACAAGCTCAGACCATATATCAAACCCCCGTGAAAAGGAAATTTCAACAGCGGAAATACAGACACCCGATTCAGATAAATCACGGGAACTGTTGGCTTCAGAAATCCCCGACACTATTCCAGCAACTTTTGAAACTGCCATGGAAACTTCGCCATCACCACTCACGGCATCAATGGGAATTCAACAGAGTCCGAATAAAATGGATGAAAAACATGTTGAGTCAGGAATTCAGAAAATTTCCCGTTCATTGAATGCGTATCTGAGGAACATAGACATCAATCGCTATTATCCTCGAACAGCACTTCGACGAGGCATAGAAGGTCATGTTGAACTGGCTATTGTTTTTGATGTGACAGGACGGGTGAATGATGTCCAGATTGCCCATGAAGCTCATGGCTCATTGAATGAGGCCGCCCTCGAATTGCTTCATGATCATGCTGACGCAATGGCTCAAATCATCCGGAATTTTGGCGGGGAACTGAGTGTCTATCGCTCGTCATTTCAGATCAGGCTTCCTGTGCATTTCATGCTTCAGAAATAA
- a CDS encoding STAS domain-containing protein — translation MEINIITGEELATVYLDGDFVQTTIANFENTVRTLFSKLVIETDDTPLPVLFELSNVHFISSAGIAALVGIHMDSRHRLIEIGFCALRRRVLEAIQRTKIDQMLTIFKDEETGREYLIERRRMTQRYSYESSAILKTENHQHLVRCMNISSGGCSLYSETPFTVTSRLSHLQLTELKIEAMIIIRRCTPLPEGGYEIATAFCEYDVDRDNIISDLIRNLNEL, via the coding sequence GTGGAAATCAATATCATCACAGGTGAAGAACTGGCTACAGTTTATCTGGATGGTGATTTTGTTCAGACCACAATTGCCAACTTTGAAAATACTGTGCGAACATTATTCAGTAAGCTGGTGATTGAGACTGACGACACCCCTTTGCCTGTGTTGTTTGAATTGTCCAATGTCCATTTTATCAGTTCCGCGGGGATTGCCGCACTGGTGGGAATTCACATGGACAGCCGACATCGGTTGATTGAAATTGGCTTTTGTGCCTTACGCCGACGTGTCCTGGAAGCCATTCAACGAACCAAAATTGATCAGATGCTGACAATTTTTAAAGATGAAGAAACGGGGCGGGAATACTTGATTGAGCGTCGGCGAATGACTCAGCGTTACAGCTATGAGAGTTCCGCCATCCTGAAAACGGAAAACCATCAGCATCTGGTTCGATGTATGAACATCTCTTCAGGGGGATGCAGTCTGTATTCGGAAACCCCGTTCACTGTCACGTCCCGCTTGTCCCATCTTCAACTCACAGAACTCAAAATTGAAGCCATGATCATCATTCGCCGGTGCACACCACTTCCAGAGGGGGGCTATGAAATTGCCACAGCCTTTTGTGAATATGATGTGGACAGGGATAACATCATATCTGACCTGATCCGGAATCTTAACGAGCTATAA
- a CDS encoding 50S ribosomal protein L11 methyltransferase — protein MMTSDTYIELWVSVPCSLEDLWSSFCFEHGASGIETLEETQDAIRMKVFFENMDSSRIEPLTQIFHKQYPHLSLVTQIKLEKKEYENWKDSWHEHFKPIEIGKTLLVCPPWDIPVKTSRHLVVIDPGQGFGTGYHPSTMLALMVLEYLLEHEPGPLKTLADVGVGSGILSIAACRLGILQADGVDIDPVAIPDVYKNAELNGLTSRIQAFAGSCEKLQKSYDVVISNMLMHELVSVKAEMARLTDRQGYLICSGLLTSQAETFCQLMTTYGMKLHYSQIQGEWTAQVFVKTA, from the coding sequence ATGATGACCTCCGACACATATATTGAACTTTGGGTGAGCGTTCCCTGTTCTCTTGAAGATCTTTGGAGCAGTTTCTGTTTTGAGCATGGCGCGTCAGGCATTGAAACGCTCGAAGAAACACAGGATGCCATCCGTATGAAAGTTTTTTTTGAAAATATGGATTCTTCCCGAATTGAGCCATTGACTCAGATTTTTCATAAGCAATATCCTCACCTTTCTTTAGTAACACAAATAAAACTGGAAAAGAAAGAGTATGAAAACTGGAAAGATTCATGGCATGAGCATTTTAAACCGATTGAAATTGGCAAAACCCTGCTGGTATGCCCTCCGTGGGATATTCCGGTTAAGACTTCCCGACATCTTGTGGTGATTGATCCCGGGCAGGGCTTTGGCACAGGCTATCATCCCTCTACCATGCTGGCCCTCATGGTTCTGGAATATTTGCTGGAACACGAACCGGGACCACTGAAAACCCTGGCAGATGTTGGTGTTGGCTCAGGAATTTTGTCCATTGCGGCCTGCCGTTTGGGAATATTACAGGCGGATGGGGTCGATATTGATCCGGTAGCCATTCCTGATGTCTACAAAAATGCGGAACTCAATGGGCTTACGTCACGCATACAGGCTTTTGCCGGGTCCTGTGAAAAACTTCAAAAGTCCTATGATGTTGTGATCAGCAACATGCTGATGCATGAGTTGGTCTCTGTCAAAGCGGAAATGGCACGGCTCACTGATCGACAAGGATATCTGATTTGTAGCGGACTTTTGACCTCACAGGCTGAAACATTTTGCCAGTTGATGACAACGTATGGGATGAAATTGCATTATTCTCAGATTCAGGGTGAATGGACGGCTCAGGTGTTTGTCAAAACAGCATGA
- the greA gene encoding transcription elongation factor GreA: MSESFPMTVEGHRRLKEELKKLMTVDRPQVINAISEARAHGDLKENAEYHAAKEQQSFIEGRIQELNGKLASCTVIDTQKLSGNKIVFGATVTFVNTETDEETRYQIVGEDEADLKEGKISIISPVARALIGKHAGDTVVIPIPKGKIEVEILSVEFI, from the coding sequence ATGAGTGAATCATTTCCAATGACTGTTGAAGGACATCGACGCCTCAAAGAAGAATTGAAAAAACTGATGACCGTGGATCGGCCTCAGGTAATCAACGCGATTTCAGAAGCCAGAGCTCATGGCGATTTAAAAGAAAACGCGGAATACCATGCGGCCAAAGAACAACAATCGTTCATAGAAGGACGAATCCAGGAACTGAATGGTAAACTGGCGAGTTGCACCGTCATTGACACACAAAAGCTTTCCGGAAACAAAATTGTGTTTGGAGCGACAGTTACATTTGTTAATACAGAAACGGATGAGGAAACACGCTACCAGATCGTTGGTGAAGATGAAGCTGATTTAAAAGAAGGCAAAATTTCTATCATTTCTCCTGTGGCTCGAGCTCTGATTGGAAAACACGCAGGTGACACGGTGGTGATTCCTATCCCCAAAGGCAAAATTGAAGTCGAAATCCTGAGCGTGGAATTTATCTGA
- a CDS encoding NHLP leader peptide family RiPP precursor yields the protein MEQYEKIIHKTWEDSSFKSRFMENPKAVLAEMGQPLTEDVTLEVHDNSTDIMHFVLLDKTQARSVNLEADPILGKITKRALEDEAFKKKLIAEPKATIREILGVEPQGNICVHANTENHIHLVLPANPNITGDLSDADLAVVSGGKGGSTRNALTCGTMDAFFSGLEVTFGVGTYGAGGFIGALSVALGPLLTGGHAFADAASSMSYTKP from the coding sequence ATGGAACAATATGAAAAAATAATTCACAAAACATGGGAAGATTCTTCATTCAAATCCCGATTTATGGAAAATCCCAAAGCTGTCCTGGCAGAGATGGGACAACCATTGACTGAAGATGTTACGTTAGAAGTGCATGATAACTCAACAGACATTATGCACTTTGTGTTGCTTGATAAAACGCAGGCACGAAGTGTTAATCTGGAGGCGGATCCGATTCTTGGCAAGATCACCAAGCGAGCTCTTGAAGATGAAGCCTTCAAGAAAAAACTGATTGCCGAACCCAAAGCTACCATTCGCGAAATTTTGGGGGTTGAACCTCAAGGGAATATCTGTGTCCATGCCAATACAGAAAACCACATTCATCTGGTGTTGCCGGCTAATCCGAATATTACAGGTGATTTGAGTGACGCGGATCTTGCTGTTGTCTCAGGAGGAAAAGGCGGTTCAACCCGTAATGCCCTGACCTGTGGAACAATGGATGCGTTTTTCAGCGGATTGGAAGTTACCTTTGGCGTAGGAACCTACGGTGCTGGCGGATTCATTGGTGCACTGTCTGTTGCACTTGGGCCTCTGTTGACTGGTGGGCATGCGTTTGCTGATGCCGCCTCTTCTATGAGTTATACCAAGCCGTAA
- a CDS encoding NHLP leader peptide family RiPP precursor, which produces MQKYEEIIQKAWNDDAYKQRLMSFPKEILKELGQDLSENINVKVHENTLNSMHFVLLNSNQVDEASLESDPVIGRVTKRALADSDYKARLLGDPKNAIKEVLGVEPQGKICVHANTETEIHMVLPVNPNVTGDLSDADLAMVAGGKNMNELFCNGASKLFQAGQKFFTGKTGGYLGSLGALANPLMTGGVVFAREASST; this is translated from the coding sequence ATGCAAAAGTACGAAGAAATCATACAAAAAGCATGGAACGATGACGCCTATAAGCAACGGCTGATGAGCTTTCCAAAAGAAATCCTGAAAGAACTGGGACAGGATTTGAGCGAAAATATTAACGTCAAAGTTCATGAAAACACACTGAATAGCATGCATTTTGTCTTGTTGAATTCCAATCAGGTTGATGAGGCTAGTCTGGAATCTGATCCGGTTATTGGAAGAGTTACTAAACGAGCGTTGGCTGATAGTGATTACAAAGCGCGTTTACTTGGAGATCCTAAAAATGCGATAAAAGAAGTTTTGGGTGTTGAGCCTCAAGGTAAGATTTGTGTTCATGCCAACACTGAGACAGAAATTCATATGGTGCTTCCAGTCAATCCCAATGTTACAGGTGATTTGAGCGATGCGGATCTGGCAATGGTTGCTGGTGGTAAAAACATGAATGAACTTTTTTGTAATGGCGCTAGCAAACTGTTTCAAGCTGGTCAAAAGTTTTTCACAGGTAAAACAGGTGGTTACCTGGGGTCCTTGGGTGCTTTGGCCAATCCACTGATGACTGGTGGTGTTGTTTTCGCTAGAGAAGCTTCTTCTACATAA
- the carA gene encoding glutamine-hydrolyzing carbamoyl-phosphate synthase small subunit, whose translation MKEGILILSNGKCFRGILRGAPVSVEGEVIFNTAMTGYQEILTDPSYTGQIVTMTYPQIGNYGINPEDMESVKIHASALIVKELSWITSNWRAKNGLDQWLTENNVPILEGIDTRSLVKSIRDDGACGGLLMPITEGFDLETVRNKALAIPSMDGQNLAPRVSTGKPYVWKAAVPVRYKVAAYDYGIKHNILKIMATLGIETTIYPYNTPWQTLVASKPDGIFLSNGPGDPAAVDSAIDNIQNLLGKVPVFGICLGHQLLSLALGCKTYKLKCGHHGGNHPVMDYATNKIEITSHNHGFAVEENSLPEKVRVTHRNLNDHTVEGIESTEYPAYSVQYHPEAAPGPRDASYLFDRFLTMMSQ comes from the coding sequence ATGAAAGAAGGAATATTGATTTTAAGCAATGGAAAATGTTTTCGCGGAATTTTAAGAGGAGCACCTGTTTCCGTGGAAGGTGAAGTCATTTTTAATACAGCCATGACAGGATATCAGGAAATTCTTACGGATCCATCCTATACAGGTCAGATTGTAACCATGACCTACCCACAGATTGGAAACTATGGGATCAATCCTGAAGACATGGAATCTGTCAAAATTCACGCATCGGCTTTGATTGTCAAGGAATTGAGCTGGATTACAAGCAACTGGCGGGCAAAAAATGGTCTGGATCAATGGTTGACTGAAAACAATGTGCCTATCCTGGAAGGCATTGATACCCGCTCACTCGTTAAAAGTATTCGGGATGATGGTGCCTGTGGCGGTTTGTTGATGCCGATTACCGAGGGCTTCGATCTTGAAACTGTCCGCAACAAAGCGTTGGCTATTCCATCCATGGATGGACAAAACTTGGCTCCTCGTGTTTCTACAGGAAAACCTTATGTCTGGAAAGCCGCGGTTCCAGTGCGCTACAAGGTTGCGGCCTATGACTATGGGATTAAACACAATATTCTGAAAATCATGGCAACACTTGGCATCGAAACAACGATCTATCCCTATAACACCCCATGGCAAACCCTGGTTGCGTCAAAACCCGATGGCATCTTTCTCTCCAATGGCCCGGGTGATCCGGCCGCGGTAGACTCTGCCATTGATAACATTCAGAATCTACTGGGCAAAGTTCCTGTATTTGGAATCTGCCTTGGGCATCAACTGCTTTCACTGGCCCTGGGATGTAAAACCTACAAATTGAAATGCGGACATCATGGCGGGAATCATCCGGTGATGGACTATGCGACCAATAAAATTGAGATCACCAGCCACAACCATGGTTTTGCGGTCGAAGAAAACAGCCTACCTGAAAAAGTGCGGGTAACGCACCGGAATTTGAATGATCACACTGTGGAAGGAATTGAGTCGACGGAATATCCCGCGTATTCGGTGCAATACCACCCTGAAGCGGCTCCAGGCCCCAGAGACGCAAGCTATTTATTTGACCGGTTTCTGACGATGATGAGTCAATAG